From Aspergillus luchuensis IFO 4308 DNA, chromosome 2, nearly complete sequence:
GGGCACCACGACCACCGAACTTCTTGGGCTCCGTACGACGGTTGTCGGCGACGAGGAGTGTGCGGTCGTACTGGACAAGAGCCTGCTTCAGCTGGTTCTTGGAGTGCTCATCGACGTACTTCTGGTAGTAGGCGACGATGGACTTGGCGATGGCCTGACGGATGGCGTAAACCTGGGAGGTGTGACCACCACCGGAGACGCGGACACGGATGTCGACACCGGCGAACTTGTCGGCTCCAACGATCAGGAGGGGCTCGTAGACCTATTCCATTTTGGAAAAAATCGCGTGTTAATTGACCCGTCCCATGGCAATTTCGCATATAATCCCGATAGGTGGTGAGTTATGTACCTTGAAGCGGAGGATCTCAGGCTGGACCAGAGAGAGGGGCTGGCCGTTGACCCGGATCATGCCCTTGCCTTGCTGTAGTTGGAAGAAACGAATCAGTCTggacgctcttcttctttccgttGCGATCTTGGTTCATCTGATATATTGCGATGCGGATGCAGATGTGTCGTTCGAGTTTGGTTGCGCatgccttcttcctttttttccctttagGTATTC
This genomic window contains:
- the RPS16 gene encoding 40S ribosomal protein uS9 (COG:J;~EggNog:ENOG410PMZE;~InterPro:IPR000754,IPR020568,IPR014721,IPR020574;~PFAM:PF00380;~go_component: GO:0005840 - ribosome [Evidence IEA];~go_function: GO:0003735 - structural constituent of ribosome [Evidence IEA];~go_process: GO:0006412 - translation [Evidence IEA]); its protein translation is MASVPSVQCFGKKKTATAVAHCKQGKGMIRVNGQPLSLVQPEILRFKVYEPLLIVGADKFAGVDIRVRVSGGGHTSQVYAIRQAIAKSIVAYYQKYVDEHSKNQLKQALVQYDRTLLVADNRRTEPKKFGGRGARARYQKSYR